The proteins below come from a single Pradoshia eiseniae genomic window:
- a CDS encoding S8 family peptidase, with translation MKKLMAVIAAGLLAVSATGGAAAAGFGPTSFDRSVKENFKMPEKTTGQKHGEYLQEETLVIKYSGTISHLYRAKDVSFKKDYSSLGYSIIKFKKASAAQEALAKLSKAKNVQSVSPGVKVKLSSVKTDPKVSKQYFNQLLKLPEAQKLAGKNKVSVAVIDTGLDANHPELKNRIKGSYNAINPINAPKADNHGTHVAGIIAGEKNNGIGGYGINPQADIYSIDIFNRDIYATDYTVAEGILQAIKKKVKVINMSFTSYFSSPIMEAAVEKARKAGIIMVAAAGNEGADSAEFPASYEGVISVGAVDKNKSLTEYSSYGVSTDLVAPGDSIYAPTYGMEKKSTFEVLSGTSMATPMVTGTVSLLLSKHPGLNAAQVEYILKKTATDLGTKGFDTKYGYGMVNPAAALKFNKKEIPSLSVEAWNKDTILKKAKTFSGTKYTSKRVFTKPLDQHWVKKTVKKGETYQINLKESKVFDSKLYVNVYSKDGKKQKTMLIDDVKEGKTEGYYFTAPFDGTLAIGVKDITGNYDVKGSKLSEYELTVNKTVAKADESAEETPIVIGSLPYSTKNKGMHLLGKNGDDDFYQITTGNKPEKIKLEMAAQPGSNVSLQVFADYQEEDDDIDPADTEQEIEEDGDFEEGAGKELILDINSSGIGEAESDVLEAEPNTTYTIQVSNRFESFDEDFFFIVFSDSEEYGGLSSLIQGTIPQNADPYEFKATRISLPADEDGITDIFEFISEEEYWNSPSDDLLIDLLDEMAKPYILTSQQKGYLQSAQDTDWYRFTATKTGIYAFDLGKANHMVDAYQVTDYTEQLTGERLKFLNTIGYNVNSSFTALTNTMYLSIEKGKTYYLNFYTNLLSEKYTEKPYTFKSKFLSAPADKYENNDDYLKIKKLPSMKFQGDFGKNFDTEFFYYQPKTSGAYTMTLDQSAPKTKGLPKDIKRPVDSYMLVYEDKNKNKVLDYKEQESPNLIGLGMGSQYLDKNKSYIIQIAADYFYMPFSLMQYTFEMKLANHKDEDAGSVIKNNVPSKPISMKNTSSGRWEKSGRINIYNQKKADQDWYKVSFKKDFEGQILLQGGKELDGKIEVYQKGKKVASSDRYGQNDTETLPIKLKKGTYYIKITDSYGVASITPYTLKVKQTK, from the coding sequence ATGAAAAAATTAATGGCTGTTATCGCGGCTGGCCTTTTGGCCGTGTCTGCAACAGGGGGAGCAGCGGCGGCAGGGTTTGGTCCAACATCATTTGACCGCTCTGTCAAAGAAAACTTCAAGATGCCAGAGAAGACAACTGGACAGAAGCATGGTGAGTATTTGCAGGAGGAAACGCTTGTCATCAAATACTCCGGCACAATAAGTCATCTCTATCGTGCCAAGGATGTTTCCTTCAAAAAGGATTACTCCTCGCTCGGCTACAGCATCATTAAATTCAAGAAAGCGAGTGCGGCACAAGAAGCTCTCGCAAAATTGAGCAAGGCCAAAAATGTTCAGTCGGTCAGTCCAGGTGTGAAGGTCAAGTTGTCCTCGGTTAAAACAGACCCGAAGGTAAGTAAACAATATTTTAATCAGCTATTGAAGCTTCCGGAAGCGCAAAAGCTTGCAGGCAAGAATAAGGTATCGGTGGCCGTCATCGATACAGGGCTAGATGCGAACCATCCCGAATTAAAAAATAGGATTAAAGGAAGCTATAATGCAATCAATCCAATCAATGCTCCGAAAGCTGATAATCATGGAACTCATGTAGCGGGCATCATTGCCGGGGAGAAAAATAATGGAATAGGGGGATATGGAATAAACCCCCAAGCCGATATCTACTCCATCGATATCTTTAATCGTGATATTTATGCAACTGATTATACTGTTGCAGAGGGAATCCTGCAGGCCATCAAGAAGAAAGTAAAAGTCATAAATATGAGCTTCACCTCCTATTTTAGCTCGCCAATTATGGAAGCAGCTGTTGAAAAAGCAAGAAAAGCAGGCATTATCATGGTAGCAGCCGCCGGCAATGAAGGAGCTGATTCTGCTGAATTTCCGGCATCCTATGAGGGCGTTATCAGTGTAGGTGCTGTGGATAAAAACAAATCTCTCACAGAATATTCCTCCTATGGGGTATCGACCGATCTTGTTGCTCCTGGAGACAGCATTTATGCACCGACATATGGAATGGAGAAAAAGTCTACCTTTGAGGTTTTAAGCGGTACCTCCATGGCCACACCGATGGTTACAGGGACTGTATCCTTATTGCTGTCCAAGCATCCTGGTTTAAATGCAGCGCAAGTAGAGTATATTCTCAAAAAGACAGCAACCGATCTTGGTACGAAAGGATTTGATACTAAGTACGGATATGGAATGGTCAATCCTGCTGCTGCTTTAAAGTTTAATAAGAAAGAGATACCTTCCCTTTCTGTAGAAGCTTGGAATAAAGATACAATCTTAAAAAAGGCTAAAACTTTCAGCGGAACAAAATATACATCAAAACGGGTATTCACAAAGCCATTAGATCAGCACTGGGTCAAAAAGACTGTCAAAAAAGGGGAAACCTACCAAATCAACTTAAAGGAATCGAAGGTATTTGATTCTAAGCTATATGTTAATGTGTATTCCAAGGATGGGAAAAAGCAAAAAACGATGCTCATTGATGATGTGAAGGAAGGAAAGACAGAGGGTTATTATTTCACCGCCCCATTTGATGGGACATTGGCTATTGGCGTCAAAGACATTACAGGCAACTATGATGTAAAAGGCAGCAAGCTATCAGAATATGAATTGACAGTGAATAAAACGGTCGCAAAGGCAGATGAATCAGCGGAAGAAACACCAATCGTCATTGGCAGCCTTCCATACAGCACAAAGAATAAAGGAATGCATCTCCTTGGAAAGAACGGGGACGATGATTTCTATCAAATCACTACAGGGAATAAGCCTGAGAAAATTAAGCTCGAGATGGCCGCACAGCCGGGCAGCAATGTCAGCCTGCAAGTATTTGCTGATTACCAAGAAGAAGATGATGATATCGATCCAGCGGATACTGAACAAGAAATAGAAGAAGATGGAGATTTTGAAGAGGGAGCGGGCAAAGAATTAATTCTAGACATCAATAGCAGCGGAATTGGTGAGGCCGAATCAGATGTGCTGGAAGCAGAGCCGAACACCACCTATACGATTCAGGTATCAAATCGTTTTGAATCATTTGACGAAGATTTCTTTTTCATCGTTTTTTCAGACTCGGAGGAGTATGGAGGATTATCTTCGTTAATTCAGGGAACCATTCCTCAGAATGCTGACCCATATGAATTTAAAGCAACAAGGATATCCTTGCCCGCTGATGAGGATGGGATCACCGATATTTTCGAATTCATTTCCGAGGAAGAATATTGGAACTCCCCTTCTGATGACCTTTTGATTGATTTGCTCGACGAAATGGCAAAGCCCTATATTCTGACCAGTCAGCAAAAAGGCTATCTCCAATCAGCGCAAGATACGGATTGGTACCGCTTCACGGCAACTAAAACAGGCATTTATGCTTTTGACCTGGGCAAAGCCAATCATATGGTAGACGCCTACCAGGTCACAGATTATACAGAGCAGCTTACAGGAGAGCGATTGAAATTCCTTAACACAATCGGCTATAACGTTAACTCTTCCTTTACCGCGCTTACGAATACGATGTACCTCTCTATAGAAAAAGGAAAAACGTATTATTTAAACTTTTATACAAATCTATTAAGCGAGAAATACACCGAGAAGCCATATACATTTAAATCAAAGTTTCTTTCGGCTCCTGCTGATAAATATGAGAACAATGATGACTACCTAAAAATAAAAAAATTGCCATCTATGAAATTCCAAGGGGATTTTGGCAAAAACTTTGACACAGAATTCTTTTATTATCAGCCGAAAACATCAGGAGCTTACACAATGACACTTGACCAATCAGCACCTAAGACAAAGGGGCTGCCAAAGGACATCAAACGTCCAGTGGATTCGTATATGTTGGTATACGAGGATAAAAACAAGAATAAAGTACTCGATTACAAAGAACAGGAGTCACCTAATCTTATCGGACTTGGCATGGGATCCCAATATCTTGATAAGAATAAATCTTATATTATCCAAATTGCGGCCGATTACTTCTATATGCCATTCAGCTTGATGCAATATACCTTTGAAATGAAGCTGGCCAATCATAAGGATGAGGATGCCGGCTCTGTCATCAAAAACAATGTGCCATCAAAGCCAATCAGCATGAAAAACACTTCTTCAGGCAGATGGGAAAAATCAGGGCGAATCAATATTTACAATCAGAAAAAAGCCGATCAAGACTGGTATAAAGTAAGCTTCAAAAAAGATTTTGAAGGTCAGATTCTCTTGCAAGGCGGCAAGGAGCTTGATGGCAAAATCGAAGTGTATCAAAAGGGCAAGAAAGTCGCATCCTCAGACCGCTATGGGCAAAATGACACAGAAACCTTGCCAATTAAACTGAAAAAAGGAACCTACTATATTAAGATAACTGACTCCTATGGCGTTGCTTCCATCACACCATACACCTTGAAGGTCAAACAGACGAAATAG
- a CDS encoding PspA/IM30 family protein, which translates to MFEFFKRMKTIVNSELYALIEKAEDPIKMADQYLREMKAEIDEAERTTAKVMAEEKLAKRKVAELKALIEKRNTQALEALKEGKEELAKQAIQHKLDLGAELASMQNLLNQASQNVQMLQEKLREMSADYRELLIKRDALKTRALTAKAQTAINRSLQTDTRSPAKEGFLRMEEKVLEYEALAEVSEELKSNQLDIDREFKKMESDRLVEAELKALRDTLT; encoded by the coding sequence ATGTTTGAATTTTTTAAGCGAATGAAGACAATTGTCAATTCAGAGCTATATGCCCTGATTGAGAAGGCGGAAGACCCAATAAAAATGGCCGATCAATATTTAAGGGAAATGAAAGCAGAGATTGATGAGGCGGAAAGAACTACTGCCAAAGTAATGGCTGAGGAGAAATTGGCTAAGAGAAAGGTAGCGGAACTGAAGGCGTTAATCGAGAAACGCAATACACAGGCTCTTGAGGCGTTGAAGGAAGGGAAGGAGGAGCTTGCTAAACAAGCCATTCAGCATAAACTCGATCTTGGAGCTGAATTAGCTTCTATGCAAAATCTCCTGAATCAGGCTTCCCAGAATGTGCAGATGCTGCAAGAAAAGCTTCGTGAAATGTCCGCAGATTACCGCGAATTACTCATTAAACGAGATGCATTGAAAACAAGAGCTTTGACGGCTAAGGCGCAAACGGCAATTAACCGTTCTCTCCAAACAGATACACGATCACCAGCAAAAGAAGGATTCTTGCGCATGGAGGAGAAGGTATTGGAATATGAAGCATTGGCTGAGGTAAGCGAAGAATTAAAAAGCAATCAATTAGATATCGACCGTGAATTCAAGAAAATGGAATCTGACCGGTTGGTTGAAGCGGAATTGAAGGCCTTGCGTGATACATTGACATAA
- a CDS encoding flotillin family protein translates to MTLIYIGIGIIAVLLLSFLGVFVTKYKTAGPDEALIVTGSFLGSKNVHIDESGNRIKIVRGGGTFVLPVFQQSEPLSLLSSKLEVSTPEVYTEQGVPVMADGVSIIKIGNTISEIATAAEQFLGKTKEDRELEAREVLEGHLRSILGSMTVEEIYKNREKFSQEVQRVASQDLAKMGLVIVSFTIKDVRDKNGYLESLGKPRIAQVKRDADIATAEADKETRIKRAEAAKEATKAELERATEIAEAEKVNQLKIAEFRREQDSAKAKADQAYDLETARSKQEVTEQQMQIKIVERQKLIELEEKEILRREKQYDSEVKKKADADRYAVEQAASAEKTKQLTEADANQYRIEAMAKADAERIRLDGLAKADAQRAQGVSEAEIIRLKGVAEAEAKQKIAEAFEQFGQAAVMDMILKMLPEYAKEVAKPLSSIDKITIVDTGSGSGANSGANKVTGYATNLMTTLQESLKASSGIDVKELLESFAGKSTGMTPRVNLEEELLKGDLPEVKGLD, encoded by the coding sequence ATGACATTAATTTATATAGGTATAGGAATTATTGCAGTATTACTCTTAAGTTTTCTAGGCGTATTCGTGACAAAATATAAAACGGCCGGTCCGGACGAAGCATTGATTGTCACAGGAAGCTTCCTTGGCAGCAAAAATGTACATATTGATGAATCGGGGAATCGAATCAAGATTGTCCGCGGCGGCGGTACATTCGTCCTTCCAGTCTTCCAGCAATCTGAACCTTTAAGTCTATTATCGAGCAAGCTTGAAGTATCGACACCTGAAGTATATACCGAACAGGGTGTGCCGGTTATGGCTGATGGGGTATCTATTATCAAGATTGGCAATACCATCTCAGAAATCGCAACGGCTGCGGAACAATTCCTCGGCAAAACAAAGGAAGACAGGGAGCTTGAAGCTAGGGAAGTATTAGAAGGACATTTGCGCTCCATCCTTGGTTCGATGACGGTTGAGGAGATTTATAAGAACCGTGAGAAATTCTCTCAGGAAGTGCAGCGAGTCGCATCACAGGACCTTGCTAAGATGGGGCTTGTCATTGTTTCCTTCACGATTAAAGATGTGCGCGATAAGAATGGGTACTTAGAATCACTCGGAAAGCCCCGAATCGCCCAGGTAAAGAGAGATGCAGATATCGCAACAGCGGAAGCAGACAAAGAAACTCGTATTAAACGTGCCGAAGCGGCTAAGGAAGCAACCAAGGCAGAGCTTGAAAGGGCAACAGAAATTGCTGAGGCAGAAAAGGTCAATCAATTGAAGATTGCCGAGTTCCGCCGCGAGCAGGATAGCGCGAAGGCCAAGGCTGACCAAGCGTATGATCTGGAAACCGCCCGGTCCAAGCAAGAGGTTACGGAACAGCAAATGCAAATTAAAATTGTTGAACGCCAAAAGCTAATTGAGCTTGAGGAAAAGGAAATCCTGCGCCGTGAGAAGCAGTATGATTCTGAGGTGAAGAAAAAAGCTGATGCGGATCGCTATGCTGTTGAGCAGGCGGCCTCCGCTGAAAAAACGAAGCAGCTGACTGAAGCAGACGCAAATCAATACCGTATTGAAGCGATGGCGAAAGCTGACGCTGAACGCATTCGTTTAGATGGATTAGCGAAAGCCGATGCCCAAAGAGCACAAGGGGTCAGTGAAGCAGAAATCATCCGTCTTAAAGGGGTTGCCGAGGCGGAAGCGAAACAGAAGATTGCCGAGGCCTTTGAACAATTCGGTCAGGCAGCCGTCATGGACATGATCTTGAAAATGCTTCCTGAATATGCGAAGGAAGTGGCAAAACCGCTCTCAAGCATTGACAAAATCACAATCGTCGACACGGGAAGCGGCAGCGGTGCAAACAGCGGCGCGAATAAGGTCACTGGCTATGCAACGAATTTAATGACCACCCTGCAGGAATCACTGAAAGCGTCATCTGGAATTGATGTAAAGGAATTGCTTGAAAGCTTCGCAGGAAAGAGCACAGGCATGACTCCAAGAGTCAATCTGGAAGAGGAGCTTCTAAAGGGTGATTTGCCTGAGGTGAAGGGGCTGGATTGA
- a CDS encoding NfeD family protein has product MVNSLQEFFLYGVIISTVLTFILVLFNDLFDGLLLPPFLNPVLVLSFFTILCGIGYLFVTFTSLSPILATLFSAIISFIIVAFIHVFILVPVSTAQESLTITEEDLKGRLGKVIITVPEDGFGEVLITSNSGSFAKPAVSFDKEAIPAEAEVLIIDVKNGVLYVSPYEKSKLG; this is encoded by the coding sequence ATGGTCAACTCTTTACAGGAATTTTTCTTATACGGCGTCATCATTAGTACCGTTTTAACCTTTATATTAGTTCTCTTCAATGATTTATTTGACGGACTTTTACTGCCTCCATTTTTAAATCCCGTTCTTGTTCTTTCGTTCTTTACCATCCTATGTGGCATCGGTTATTTATTCGTGACTTTTACTTCTTTGTCTCCGATTCTTGCCACTCTTTTTTCTGCTATTATCTCATTTATCATCGTCGCATTTATTCACGTATTCATCCTGGTTCCTGTGTCAACTGCCCAGGAATCGTTGACGATCACGGAGGAGGATTTAAAGGGGCGGTTAGGTAAAGTGATTATCACTGTGCCAGAGGACGGATTCGGAGAAGTCCTTATTACGAGCAACAGCGGCTCATTCGCGAAACCGGCTGTTAGCTTTGATAAGGAAGCCATACCAGCAGAGGCAGAAGTACTGATTATTGATGTGAAAAATGGAGTCCTATATGTAAGTCCATATGAAAAATCTAAATTAGGATAG
- a CDS encoding ABC transporter ATP-binding protein — translation MGLSISVQSITKEFKGDGFKTLALDHVSADFQEGEFISIVGTSGSGKSTLLSIIGTLDSPTDGKLLFNGKDAQHLSPKQLSDFRFEHIGFIFQQFHLLPTLTALENVMSPLFARKVPYNKKQRAEEVLTKVGLIDKSSSLPSQLSGGQQQRVAIARALIHEPNWLLADEPTGNLDTENSEIIFDLLSSLNEEKGCGVIFVTHDPVLAQKTGRMIKMKDGRILTDWKDDTL, via the coding sequence ATGGGGCTTTCAATTTCTGTTCAATCTATAACGAAAGAATTCAAAGGAGATGGCTTTAAAACACTTGCTTTGGATCATGTGAGTGCAGATTTTCAGGAAGGAGAATTTATTTCGATTGTCGGAACATCAGGCTCTGGGAAATCGACCTTGCTGAGTATCATAGGTACATTAGATTCACCGACGGATGGAAAACTACTTTTCAATGGAAAAGACGCACAACACCTATCACCAAAACAGCTCTCCGATTTCCGCTTTGAACACATTGGCTTTATCTTCCAACAATTTCACCTGCTCCCTACGTTAACTGCTTTAGAAAACGTCATGTCACCACTGTTTGCTAGAAAAGTTCCCTATAACAAAAAACAACGCGCAGAAGAAGTATTAACCAAAGTTGGTTTAATCGATAAATCAAGCTCTCTTCCATCCCAATTATCTGGGGGACAGCAACAACGGGTTGCTATCGCGCGGGCTCTTATACATGAACCTAATTGGCTGCTTGCAGATGAGCCTACCGGAAATCTGGATACAGAGAATAGCGAGATTATCTTTGACTTACTTTCTTCCTTAAATGAGGAAAAAGGATGCGGAGTAATCTTTGTTACTCACGATCCGGTTTTAGCACAAAAAACTGGTAGAATGATAAAAATGAAGGATGGTCGCATTCTCACAGATTGGAAGGATGATACGTTATGA
- a CDS encoding ATP-dependent Clp protease ATP-binding subunit: MLCEKCQKNQATVQMQLRINGHQENHHLCSSCYREERQKLGTKMNGLNMNSMNPFSFNPFSNEFGQSGFQMPGQEKREQESRQTGQSGAGGGLLDQYGRNLTHNARAGLIDPVIGRDKEVKRVIEILNRRTKNNPVLIGEPGVGKTAIAEGLAQKIADGNVPAKLKTKEVYLLDVASLVSNTGIRGQFEERMKQLISELQTRKNIILFIDEIHQLVGAGSAEGSMDAGNILKPALARGELQLVGATTLNEYRQIEKDGALERRFQPVQVDEPTTEEALRILKGLKERYESYHNVEYKDEALSAAVELSHRYIQDRFLPDKAIDLMDEAGSRLNLTIEGIEEETAQKRLAEIHKEKEESLRNEAYEQAAKLRDEEEKLEKMLQEGTGETPVVTVDHIQSIIEEKTGIPVGKLQEDEAKRMNNLEGELKKKVIGQKEAVEKVAKAVRRSRAGLKAKNRPIGSFLFVGPTGVGKTELSKALAEELFGTKDSMIRLDMSEYMEKHSVSKLIGSPPGYVGHEEAGQLTEKVRRKPYSIILLDEIEKAHPDVMHMFLQILEDGRLTDSQGHTVNFKDTVIIMTSNAGVMDRVNKVGFAADSVEEEVNILQQLSPYFKPEFLNRFDNIIQFESLSKEDLLKIVDIMLEELHGMLKAEGLSLMVTDEVKEKLAELGYNPAFGARPLRRVIQEKLEDAIADSIFDQPEVKAFQAVLEENEIKIIKA; encoded by the coding sequence AGCTTGGAACAAAGATGAATGGGCTCAACATGAATTCCATGAATCCATTTTCCTTTAACCCATTCTCCAATGAGTTTGGTCAGAGCGGCTTCCAAATGCCTGGTCAAGAGAAAAGGGAACAAGAATCTAGACAAACAGGACAATCTGGAGCCGGCGGGGGATTGCTGGACCAGTATGGCCGCAATCTTACTCATAACGCTAGGGCTGGACTGATTGATCCGGTCATTGGCCGTGATAAAGAAGTGAAGCGTGTCATTGAAATCTTGAATAGACGCACCAAGAATAACCCAGTGCTAATCGGTGAGCCAGGTGTAGGAAAGACAGCGATTGCGGAAGGATTGGCACAGAAGATTGCTGATGGAAATGTACCGGCAAAGCTAAAAACGAAGGAAGTCTATTTATTGGATGTTGCATCGCTTGTATCTAACACAGGAATCCGCGGACAATTTGAAGAGAGAATGAAACAATTAATATCAGAGCTTCAAACACGCAAAAATATTATCCTGTTCATTGATGAAATCCATCAGCTTGTCGGCGCTGGTTCTGCTGAAGGATCCATGGATGCAGGGAATATCTTGAAGCCGGCATTGGCACGTGGTGAGTTGCAGCTTGTTGGTGCGACAACCTTGAATGAATATCGTCAAATTGAAAAGGATGGCGCATTAGAACGACGCTTCCAGCCTGTTCAGGTCGATGAGCCTACCACTGAGGAAGCACTCCGTATTCTAAAAGGATTAAAGGAACGTTATGAATCCTATCATAATGTGGAATACAAGGATGAAGCGTTGTCAGCAGCGGTCGAGCTTTCACACCGCTATATCCAAGATCGTTTCCTTCCCGATAAGGCAATCGACTTAATGGATGAGGCAGGTTCAAGATTAAACTTGACGATTGAGGGAATCGAGGAAGAAACCGCTCAAAAACGCTTAGCTGAAATTCACAAAGAAAAAGAAGAATCATTACGAAATGAAGCTTATGAACAAGCAGCAAAACTTCGTGATGAAGAAGAAAAACTAGAAAAAATGCTTCAAGAGGGCACTGGAGAAACACCAGTCGTAACGGTTGATCATATTCAAAGCATCATCGAAGAGAAAACAGGCATTCCGGTTGGTAAGCTTCAGGAGGATGAAGCGAAACGCATGAATAATCTCGAAGGCGAGCTTAAAAAGAAAGTCATCGGACAAAAAGAAGCTGTCGAGAAAGTGGCAAAAGCTGTGCGCCGAAGCCGTGCCGGTTTGAAAGCGAAAAATAGACCGATTGGATCCTTCCTCTTCGTGGGGCCAACTGGTGTCGGGAAAACCGAGCTTTCAAAGGCGTTGGCTGAAGAGCTATTTGGGACTAAGGATTCCATGATACGCTTGGATATGAGTGAATATATGGAAAAACATAGTGTATCCAAATTGATTGGTTCTCCTCCAGGCTATGTCGGCCATGAAGAGGCCGGCCAATTAACTGAGAAGGTACGCCGTAAACCATATAGCATTATCCTTTTGGATGAAATTGAGAAAGCACATCCTGACGTAATGCATATGTTCTTGCAAATCCTTGAAGATGGGCGCTTAACGGATAGTCAGGGACATACCGTCAACTTTAAAGATACTGTTATTATCATGACCAGCAATGCGGGTGTGATGGACAGAGTCAATAAAGTAGGATTCGCGGCAGATTCTGTAGAGGAAGAAGTAAATATTCTTCAGCAGCTAAGCCCGTATTTCAAACCGGAGTTCCTGAACAGGTTTGATAACATCATTCAATTCGAATCTTTAAGTAAAGAAGATTTGCTTAAAATTGTTGATATTATGCTTGAGGAGCTTCATGGGATGCTCAAAGCAGAAGGATTGTCTCTTATGGTAACAGATGAAGTGAAAGAGAAATTGGCTGAATTAGGGTATAACCCAGCGTTCGGTGCCCGTCCGCTGCGCAGAGTCATCCAAGAAAAACTGGAAGATGCCATCGCAGATTCCATCTTTGATCAACCGGAGGTAAAAGCCTTCCAAGCCGTACTTGAAGAGAATGAAATCAAAATCATAAAAGCCTAA